The DNA window AATACAGTTGGATTCCTCTGTTTCAGGTAAGTGAATCGAAAGTAATAGTTCTTAAAATCCCTTTTTTACGTCGTTCATACATCACTAAAAGACCTGTCTCGGATATTATCATTGAGACCTTACCTGAAACTGCCGTTTTAGCTTTTACATCCATTGTCATTGCATCTATCATTGGGGTGTTTTTAGGTATTGTAGCCGCCGTAAAACGTAATACTTTTTACGATAAGCTATCCTTGGTTTTATCTGTTTTAGGAATGGCCGCACCTTCCTTCTTTGTAGGATTAATTATTGCCTGGTTATTTGGTTACGTTTTAACGGAATATACAGGTTTATCCCCTACCGGAAGTTTATATGATATAGATGTTTGGAACGGTGAAGTGCTTGAATTAAAAAACTTAATCCTGCCTTCTATCACCTTAGGTATTCGTCCGCTTGCCATTGTTGTTCAATTAATGCGCAGCTCCTTATTGGATGTTATGTCGCAAGATTACATTCGTACAGCTAAAGCTAAAGGTTTGAGTTTTTACGCTATAATTCTCAAACATGCGCTAAAGAATGCATTGAACCCTGTAGTAACAGCTATTTCAGGTTGGTTTGCAGGATTAATGGCAGGTGCGGTGTTTGTTGAATTTATTTTCAGTTGGAAAGGTATCGGCTACGAAGTTTTTGAAGCTCTAACTAAAAATGATTTACCGGTTGTGATGGGTGCCACTTTAATTTTTGCAACCATATTCGTATTCATAAATATTTTAGTGGATATCGCTTATGGCATCCTCGACCCACGTGTAAGATTTAAATAAACTCATGGGCAGAAACAAAATTATTGCTGGGAATTGGAAAATGAATAAAAACCTGAGTGAAGCCGTATCGCTCGCACAGGAAATAATTCATTCTTCTCCTGAAAACAATAGCCTAAAAATTATCTTCCCGCCTTTCCCGTTTATACAATCTGTCAATGAAATTTTAAAAAACAAAAAAGGATTTTTTGTCGGTGCACAAAATTGCAGTGAACACAATGCCGGAGCATATACCGGGGAAGTGTCCGCCTCTATGCTTAATTCTTTAGGTTGCTCTTACGTATTAATTGGTCATTCAGAGAGAAGACAATATTATAACGAAACAAATGTCTTGTGCTCTAAAAAAATAGTGCAGGCACTCAACAATAATATTAAACCGGTTT is part of the Bacteroidota bacterium genome and encodes:
- a CDS encoding ABC transporter permease, producing the protein MLKFIAKKVFYGIVVLLGVITTVFFLFNVLPGDPASIMLGQRANKEAVEAIHRDLGTNLPIMEQYALYLNDLFVVSFHDFKDTESHWYLNPQKYSWIPLFQVSESKVIVLKIPFLRRSYITKRPVSDIIIETLPETAVLAFTSIVIASIIGVFLGIVAAVKRNTFYDKLSLVLSVLGMAAPSFFVGLIIAWLFGYVLTEYTGLSPTGSLYDIDVWNGEVLELKNLILPSITLGIRPLAIVVQLMRSSLLDVMSQDYIRTAKAKGLSFYAIILKHALKNALNPVVTAISGWFAGLMAGAVFVEFIFSWKGIGYEVFEALTKNDLPVVMGATLIFATIFVFINILVDIAYGILDPRVRFK